One Thermodesulfobacteriota bacterium genomic window carries:
- a CDS encoding ribonuclease HI family protein has protein sequence MKLKQPSLPHMTNSTDVIEIFIDGAARGNPGESGIGVLIKKTTDDIIEVKKYLGTKTNNQAEYTALITALENCVELADSPIRIYTDSLLVANQINGLWKVKHPEIIPLNKKAKTLFQNYKDITIQHIPREHNSEADRLANLAIDEYSS, from the coding sequence GTGAAGCTAAAACAGCCTAGCCTGCCCCATATGACTAACAGCACAGATGTGATTGAAATATTTATTGATGGAGCTGCCCGAGGCAATCCTGGGGAGTCAGGCATCGGCGTACTCATAAAAAAAACTACTGATGATATAATTGAAGTCAAAAAATATTTGGGAACCAAAACCAACAATCAGGCAGAATATACGGCGCTAATAACCGCATTAGAGAATTGTGTAGAACTAGCAGATAGTCCCATACGAATCTATACAGACTCACTTCTTGTTGCTAACCAGATAAATGGGCTTTGGAAAGTTAAGCACCCTGAGATAATTCCACTTAATAAGAAAGCCAAAACTTTGTTTCAAAACTACAAAGACATCACGATTCAGCACATCCCCAGAGAGCACAACTCAGAAGCTGACAGACTTGCAAACCTTGCAATCGATGAATATTCTTCATAG
- a CDS encoding C4-type zinc ribbon domain-containing protein, with translation MREQILVLEALQKIDMELSELEVHLNDYPERISALEQELKSSKEALENLNNQKQELTTLKSNLENEVSENEESIKKSEEKLFEIKTHKEYQALQKEITETKRSNSDLEEKLLEEMEKLETLENEIAKQSEALASKEAESKEKIDEYTLELEEVKNSYEPKKELKEKTLQTLDPEIVPLYHKIFDKNNGEILAVAKNEVCTGCYMNVPAQMFNEILTYTKIIQCPSCQKILYTEEESDSEAKTA, from the coding sequence ATGAGAGAACAAATATTGGTTCTCGAGGCGCTCCAAAAGATTGATATGGAGCTCAGCGAATTAGAAGTCCACCTTAATGACTATCCGGAAAGAATATCCGCCTTAGAACAAGAACTAAAATCCTCAAAAGAAGCACTAGAAAATTTAAATAATCAAAAACAAGAACTCACCACCTTAAAATCAAACCTTGAAAATGAAGTCAGTGAAAACGAAGAAAGCATAAAGAAATCTGAAGAAAAACTTTTCGAAATTAAAACACATAAAGAATATCAAGCGCTTCAGAAAGAAATAACCGAGACCAAAAGGTCTAATTCAGATCTGGAAGAAAAGCTTCTGGAAGAAATGGAAAAACTAGAAACATTAGAGAATGAAATTGCAAAACAATCTGAAGCCCTAGCCTCTAAGGAGGCTGAATCTAAAGAAAAGATAGATGAGTACACCCTTGAGCTTGAAGAAGTTAAAAATTCATATGAGCCTAAAAAAGAACTGAAAGAAAAGACTCTTCAGACTCTTGATCCGGAAATTGTACCTCTTTATCACAAGATATTTGATAAAAATAATGGAGAAATCTTAGCAGTCGCCAAAAATGAAGTTTGTACGGGATGCTACATGAATGTGCCTGCACAGATGTTTAATGAAATCCTCACATATACAAAAATAATACAATGTCCTAGCTGCCAAAAGATCCTCTATACTGAAGAAGAATCTGATAGTGAAGCTAAAACAGCCTAG
- a CDS encoding lytic transglycosylase domain-containing protein codes for MKKNILFLLAFPLLLLLMADLSYAQDTVGSFSDDPSVYQETLEENELLSIEVSKSELELVVLGTLTSGKSTKALIKNPITGEIGKYLPGDRLDLIKSEYIQVLEIANCMILIDRSGTHETLECNNKMPTVVFNRASLAKYKINRPESGVDLSNGFVTEYDRDIILISEKHKVDPYLVKAVIKAESNFDPDAVSPKNAQGIMQLIPATASDYGVNDPFDAKENMEGGVEYLKDLLDYFDGDLKLSLAAYNAGKGSVIKHGFTIPPYPETTDYIAKVLEYYKHLKAENYSAKR; via the coding sequence ATGAAGAAAAACATCCTGTTTTTATTGGCATTCCCACTTTTATTACTACTTATGGCAGATTTATCATATGCCCAGGACACCGTCGGCAGTTTCTCTGACGATCCATCTGTATATCAGGAAACTCTCGAGGAAAATGAACTTCTGTCCATAGAAGTTTCTAAGTCTGAGCTTGAACTTGTAGTGCTTGGCACTCTTACAAGCGGGAAATCAACTAAAGCGCTAATTAAAAACCCAATCACAGGTGAGATAGGTAAATATCTTCCTGGTGACAGATTGGACCTGATAAAGAGCGAATATATTCAGGTTTTAGAGATAGCAAATTGCATGATCCTCATAGATAGGTCCGGAACTCATGAAACTCTTGAGTGTAATAATAAAATGCCTACCGTCGTGTTCAACAGAGCATCGCTTGCAAAATATAAGATCAACAGGCCCGAGAGCGGAGTGGATCTATCAAACGGATTTGTGACGGAATATGATAGGGACATAATACTTATAAGCGAAAAACATAAAGTTGATCCATATCTAGTTAAAGCAGTAATCAAAGCTGAATCAAACTTTGACCCAGACGCTGTATCTCCTAAAAACGCTCAAGGCATAATGCAGCTTATACCTGCAACAGCTAGCGATTATGGTGTCAATGATCCCTTCGATGCAAAAGAGAACATGGAAGGTGGGGTGGAATATCTAAAAGACCTGCTTGATTACTTTGACGGCGACCTTAAGCTCTCGCTGGCAGCCTATAACGCTGGCAAGGGTTCTGTAATTAAGCATGGCTTCACAATACCCCCATACCCTGAAACTACCGACTACATAGCTAAAGTACTTGAGTACTATAAACACCTTAAGGCTGAAAACTATTCAGCAAAACGTTGA
- a CDS encoding OB-fold domain-containing protein, translating into MAENHEEVMFPELFATDRGGNVRLVAGYSKESDNYTFPKYMADPVSFSDEIEERMLSAEGELHSFTVVRRSMPEFPVPYALALVDFPEGVRVMAQVEVDDPESLNIGEKMGVTVGTVKKTKEGKDVKSYKFYPITQKK; encoded by the coding sequence ATGGCAGAGAATCATGAAGAGGTAATGTTTCCGGAGTTATTCGCAACTGACAGAGGCGGCAATGTAAGGTTAGTTGCTGGATATTCTAAGGAGTCGGATAATTATACATTTCCAAAATATATGGCAGACCCTGTTAGCTTCTCAGACGAGATTGAAGAGAGGATGCTTAGCGCTGAGGGTGAGCTTCATTCATTTACAGTCGTAAGAAGAAGTATGCCGGAGTTTCCAGTCCCCTATGCGCTGGCGTTAGTCGATTTTCCTGAAGGTGTGAGAGTAATGGCTCAGGTCGAAGTTGATGACCCTGAGAGTCTAAACATCGGCGAGAAAATGGGCGTAACAGTGGGAACAGTAAAAAAGACAAAAGAAGGAAAAGACGTTAAATCCTATAAGTTTTATCCAATTACACAGAAAAAGTAG
- the thiD gene encoding bifunctional hydroxymethylpyrimidine kinase/phosphomethylpyrimidine kinase: MSQTVPRALTIAGSDSGGGAGIQADLKTFTALGVYGMSAITSVTAQNTQGVQEIFNLPPELVEQQMDSVLSDIGVDAVKIGMLSTKEIILAVSKKITEFDLKNLVLDPVMIAKGGEDLLQKEAEQTLIDELLPNTYLLTPNNPEAGVLCGIEINSIDDMKEAAKSIKALGPQNVLIKGGHLDPSQNAVDILYDGKEFYEFKSERINTKNTHGTGCTYSAAICAGLAKGLSLVEAIAGAKEYINLAIKNSFEIGSGHGPLNHFWKIL; the protein is encoded by the coding sequence ATGAGCCAAACAGTTCCAAGGGCACTCACTATCGCAGGCTCAGATTCTGGAGGAGGCGCCGGGATCCAGGCTGATCTAAAAACATTTACAGCTCTGGGAGTATATGGCATGTCTGCAATCACATCTGTAACCGCTCAAAACACTCAGGGAGTCCAAGAGATTTTCAATTTGCCGCCCGAGTTGGTAGAGCAACAGATGGATTCAGTTTTGAGCGATATTGGAGTCGATGCGGTAAAAATTGGTATGCTCTCGACTAAAGAAATTATCTTAGCGGTTTCAAAAAAAATCACAGAGTTTGATCTAAAAAACCTTGTTTTAGATCCTGTTATGATAGCAAAAGGCGGAGAGGATCTACTTCAAAAAGAGGCGGAGCAAACTTTAATAGATGAGCTATTGCCCAACACTTATCTTTTAACACCAAATAATCCGGAGGCAGGGGTTTTATGCGGGATTGAAATAAATTCAATTGACGATATGAAAGAGGCAGCTAAAAGTATAAAAGCACTAGGTCCCCAAAATGTATTAATCAAAGGAGGTCATCTTGACCCTTCCCAAAATGCAGTTGATATTTTATATGACGGCAAAGAGTTTTATGAATTTAAATCAGAACGAATAAATACAAAAAATACTCATGGCACAGGCTGCACTTATTCTGCAGCAATATGCGCTGGGCTTGCAAAAGGCTTATCTCTTGTAGAAGCTATTGCCGGTGCAAAAGAGTATATAAACTTAGCTATTAAAAATTCATTTGAGATAGGAAGCGGACACGGACCGCTCAATCATTTTTGGAAAATATTGTAA
- the folD gene encoding bifunctional methylenetetrahydrofolate dehydrogenase/methenyltetrahydrofolate cyclohydrolase FolD, with product MAEIIDGKKVSEHIRAEIAQGVEKLKDETGITPGLAAVLVGDDPASEIYVRNKRKACATAGMYSEEHKLPAETKEQELLNLVDRLNNDPNIHGILVQLPLPDHIDETKVLRAVTPLKDVDGFHPYNVGLLVEGNPRFISCTPHGIIKMLEFYNIDITGKEAVVVGRSNIVGKPVSMLLLHRHATVTICHSRTKPLEEVTRTADILVAAIGRANFITGDMVKDGAVVIDVGINRNEDGKLVGDVDFEAVSQKASYITPVPGGVGPMTISMLLWNTLESAKNSSQ from the coding sequence ATGGCTGAAATAATTGATGGGAAAAAGGTATCTGAACATATAAGGGCAGAGATTGCTCAGGGTGTAGAGAAGTTAAAAGATGAAACTGGAATCACCCCAGGTCTGGCCGCAGTGCTAGTCGGTGATGACCCAGCTTCAGAAATCTATGTAAGAAATAAAAGAAAAGCGTGCGCCACAGCCGGAATGTATTCTGAAGAACATAAGCTGCCGGCTGAGACTAAAGAGCAGGAGCTTCTAAATCTTGTGGATAGATTGAACAACGATCCAAACATTCATGGAATTTTGGTACAGCTCCCTCTACCTGATCATATAGATGAGACGAAAGTTCTAAGAGCTGTTACTCCTCTAAAAGATGTAGACGGGTTTCATCCATACAACGTTGGACTTTTAGTTGAAGGAAACCCAAGATTTATTTCCTGCACCCCTCATGGAATCATCAAAATGCTTGAGTTCTATAATATAGACATAACTGGAAAAGAAGCTGTTGTAGTAGGAAGAAGTAACATCGTTGGAAAGCCAGTATCTATGCTTCTTCTTCACCGCCATGCCACTGTTACAATCTGTCATTCGCGAACAAAGCCACTTGAGGAAGTGACTCGAACAGCCGACATTCTGGTTGCTGCAATCGGAAGGGCAAATTTTATTACCGGCGATATGGTCAAGGATGGAGCTGTTGTGATTGATGTTGGAATTAACCGTAACGAGGACGGGAAACTGGTGGGTGATGTAGATTTTGAGGCAGTATCTCAAAAGGCCTCATACATTACACCTGTTCCGGGAGGGGTAGGGCCGATGACCATCTCGATGCTCTTGTGGAACACACTTGAGTCTGCAAAAAACAGCTCGCAGTAA
- the folK gene encoding 2-amino-4-hydroxy-6-hydroxymethyldihydropteridine diphosphokinase, whose amino-acid sequence MSLVYISIGSNLGDRIENCKKAIDEMGAFSKVVKVSSFYETEPVGKEDQPEFINLAAEIDTELPPYELLSELNKIEHKLGRERHEKWEPRIIDLDIIFYDDLLSKNDGLQIPHPRAHLRRFVLEPICEIDPEFVHPEYKLTVSELLKNINDDKAVIKIVD is encoded by the coding sequence ATGAGTCTAGTATATATCAGCATCGGATCCAATCTTGGAGATAGGATCGAAAACTGCAAGAAAGCTATAGATGAGATGGGAGCCTTTTCGAAAGTAGTCAAAGTTTCATCTTTCTATGAAACTGAACCAGTGGGCAAAGAGGACCAGCCAGAGTTTATAAATCTTGCGGCTGAAATCGATACCGAACTGCCACCATATGAGCTGCTTTCAGAACTCAATAAGATTGAACATAAACTTGGACGAGAGAGACACGAGAAGTGGGAGCCAAGAATCATCGATCTAGACATAATATTTTACGATGATCTGCTCTCAAAAAATGATGGGCTCCAGATCCCTCACCCAAGAGCGCACCTAAGGCGTTTTGTGTTAGAGCCTATTTGCGAGATTGATCCCGAGTTTGTTCATCCTGAATATAAACTCACAGTATCTGAGTTACTAAAAAACATCAACGATGATAAAGCCGTAATTAAGATAGTGGATTAA
- a CDS encoding 4a-hydroxytetrahydrobiopterin dehydratase has translation MSLLSENEIAQGLSSLDGWTQVGNQITKQFKFKNFVGSMGFVTKVGILAERVDHHPDIMIEYSKVTITLSTHSEGGLTEKDFSLATEIQEVS, from the coding sequence ATGTCACTACTTTCAGAAAATGAAATTGCTCAAGGTCTTTCATCTCTTGATGGCTGGACACAAGTTGGCAATCAAATTACAAAGCAGTTTAAATTTAAAAACTTCGTTGGATCAATGGGGTTTGTAACAAAAGTTGGAATTCTAGCGGAAAGAGTAGATCACCACCCGGATATAATGATTGAATACAGCAAAGTTACTATTACACTTTCCACACACAGTGAGGGCGGACTTACGGAGAAAGACTTTAGCTTAGCTACTGAAATACAAGAGGTATCTTAA